A stretch of DNA from Xyrauchen texanus isolate HMW12.3.18 chromosome 31, RBS_HiC_50CHRs, whole genome shotgun sequence:
ggctgtgtgcttcgggtcattgtcatgttggaagacccagcctcgacccatcttcaatgctctaactgagggaaggaggttgttccccaaaatctcgcaatacatggccccggtcatcctctccttaatacagtgcagtcgccctgtcccatgtgcagaaaaacacccccaaagcatgatgctaccacccccatgcttcacagtagggatggtgttcttgggatggtactcatcattcttcttcctccaaacacggttagtggaattatgaccaaaaagttctattttggtctcatctgaccacatgactttctcccatgacttaagacgggccttgacatgtgctggtttaagcaggggaaccttccgtgccatgcatgatttcaaaccatgatgtcttagtgtattaccaacagtaaccttggaaacggtggtcccagctcttttcaggtcattgaccagctcctcccctgtagttctgggctgatttctcacctttcttatgatcattgagaccacacgaggtgagatcttgcatggagccccagtccgagggagattgacagtcatgtttagcttcttccattttctaatgattgctccaacagtggaccttttttcaccaagctgcttggcaatttccccgtagccctttccagccttgtggaggtgtacaattttgtctctagtgtctttggacagctctttggtcttggtcatgttagtagttggattcttactgattgtatggggtggacaggtgtctttatgcacctaatgacctcaaataggtgcatctaatttaggataataaatggagtggaggtggacattttaaaggcagactaacaggtctttgagggtcagaattctagctgatagacaggtgttcaaatacttatttgcagctgtatcatacaaataaatagttaaaaaatcatacattgtgatttctggatttttttttagattatgtctctcacagtggacatgcacctacgatgacaattttagacccctccatgttttctaagtgggagaacttgcaaaatagcagggtgttcaaatacttattttcctcactgtatatacccactgtatatatatatatatatatatatatatatatatatatatatatatatatatatatatatatatacagtgggtatggaaagtattcagaccccttaaatttttcactctttgttatattgcagccatttgctaaaatcatttaagttaattttttttcctcattattgtacacacagcaccacatattgacagaaaaacacagaattgttgacatttttaaaaaagaaaaactgaaatatcacatggtcctaagtattcagaccctttgttcagtatttagtagaagcacccttttgatctaatacagccatgagtctttttgggaaagatgcaacaagtttttctggttttgggtatcctctgccattactccttgcagatcctctccagttctttcaggttggatggtaaacgttggtggacagccattttcaggtctctccagagatgctcaattgggtttaagtcagggctctggctgggccattcaagaacagtcacggagttgttgtgaagccactccttcgttattttagcggtgtgcttatggtcattgtcttgttggaaggtgaaccttcggcccagtctgaggtccagagcactctggaaaaggttttcgtccaggatgtccctgtacttggccgcattcatctttccctcgattgcaaccagtcgtcctgtccctgcagctgaaaaacacccccacagcatgatgctgccaccaccatgcttcactgttgagactgtattggacaggtgatgagcagtgcctggttttctccacacataccgcttagaattaaggccaaaaagttctatcttggtctcatcagaccagagaatcttatttatcaccatcttggagtccttcaggtgttttttagcaaactccatgcaggctttcatgtgtcttgcactgaggagcggcttccgtcgggccactctgccataaagcccctactggtggatggctgcagtgatggttgacttactacaactttctcccatctcccaactgcatctctggagctcagccacagtgatctttgggttcttctttacctctctcaccaaggcatcttctcccccgatagctcagtttggccggacggccagctctaggaagggttctggtcgtcccaaacgtcttccatttaaggattatggaggccactgtgctcttatgaaccttaagggcagcagaaatttttttgtaaccttggccagatctgtgccttgccacaattctgtctctgagctcttcaggcagttcctttgacctcatgattatcatttgctctgacatgcactgtgagctgtaaggtcttatatagacaggtgtgtggctttcctaatcaagtccaatcagtataatcaaacacagctggactcaattgaagatgtagaaccatctcaaggatgatcagaagaaatggacagcacctgagttaaatatatgagtgtcacagcaaagggtctgaatacttaggaccatgtgatatttcagtttttcttttttaataaatgtgcaaaaatgtcaacaattctgtgtttttctgtcaatatggggtgctgtgtgtacaataatgaggaaaaaaaatgaacttaaatgattttagcaaatggctgcaatataacaaagagtgaaaaatttaagggggtctgaatactttccgtacccactgtatatatacacacacacacctctttccTGAAcgcggaagtgttccacgatcgactgttttcaatttccagtctccagtgttttcagtgtatATTCTTAGCCGCTAATGTATTGTTCAAGGTATTACAGTTGtgaaaattgtcaaaaaacatgtTGATACGTCACAGAGTCTTTTATAGGCAGTGCCTCATCTGAGTGTGgagatgacatgaagcgatggtctGATTTTAAAGTGCGTCTCGAGtcaagaaacagaaaacaggtaattagaatcatcatggcgctgCCCAGTGGTTTcgcaggaaaactgtggatagaaCTGGATCACTGACACGACATTAAACTGCctgcaggaggtgaagccaccagAAGTGTTTGAgcggccatcttggtattcccaaACTGTCATAAACCATCAATGACTGACAGGTGAAAACATCCCTGTTTCACTGTCTCAGACCTGCGATACGATAGTCGCATTTcaccctctagtgacaatcatgtttaatttgtaattttctcGTTCTGGATAATATTCATTACAAGGGAGAAGATATTTGCCGATCGCGATGTCAGATCATTCACCTGCCTTCAGTCTAGCAGTGCAGCACAACGATCACTAAAGGAAGTGGCAAAACTGACCACAAGTTCTAATGTAATTAGGAAAAtctgtaatatctgcttgtttagcATGATAATATGTCCTTACCTCAGAAAGGGACTTTAAAAAAGTCACATCGGGATTTCAAAATCGCCTTAAATGCCCGGATTTGCTTGTTTTCTTATTGAAGTTCTCTCTGTAGTCATACAtggatacatgtcataaatatGTGTCCGTTTGCCATTTAAACCTAGTCTATCAGTTTAATCTTAACCAACTTTGCTTTGCCTGTTTCTCTCTCTGAGTGTCCGCTGTGCATgcgatagagggagagagagcacgTGCTCTTATTCAAGTGACTGTGTGAGAACAAGGCACTTTTGaggaaaacataaaacaagtagcTCGGAATAAACACTTCAATGTTCACAATAAATAGTCAATAGTgacattggaatgtttgggcaCTACAATATGGTGGCAAAGTGGCATCACTGTtatgacgtcatgagcaatccaattctatatttatatacatatatatatcagtggttgAAACCAGTTCCACCTATTTTCTGCCTAGCTTATACTGAGGGCTTTGTCTCACTAAACTAAATGTCTGAAAATGCTTTGTTTAGCTGAGGGAGGCCATGGGTACCTCAAGGACTGGCTATGGTGGGGTGGCCTTTTGACCAGTAAGTGCAATGCAACTGTAAATCACCTTGGTATGTTGACTCTGACAGACACATGTAACATTCTCATTTTTTATTTGCTCAGTGGGTGGAGGTGAGGCAGCAAACTTCGCAGCATACATGTTTGCTCCAGCCACAGTGGTGACACCATTAGGTGCTCTTAGTGTTCTTATCAGGTAATGGCACCACCATTTTCCTATCCAGAAATTAAGAATGAGGCAAACATATTCTTGTGAGCTTGAataattaaagctgaagtttgtcatttatttgatgttaaaataattgCTCTTATCCCAGCTTATTAGAGGCAGCTATATGTAAACCATTAGTAAGATAATTTCCCAGAAAAGTGTGAAAACAGcagcataaaaacataaaacattattgtGACATAAaacgttttcaaacgaaaacagattagtgtggatgtggcaatAGTTGCTGAATCTCCTATTCTGTTTAATCATAGtacacagtgtatatatacatatatttgcatAGTCTATTAGAGGCCCAGATGATGAAGTTTCCCTGGCAGGTTGTTCAAAGAATATGTCAATAGATCAATTCAAGAGAAAAAGTCAAACAGCCATATACATCGTGCTATCCTACACACTGATCCCCACCCAGGAAGTACTCAAGTCATAAAATCATAGTTTACACAAACATTCATGTCAGCTGTCCTTCTCTCAGTAGGATGTTATATACatttgaagttagaagtttacatacacttaggttgaagtcattaaaactaatttttcaaccactccacagatttcatattagcaaaatataattttggcaagttgtttaggacatgtTTCATTGTGTATGACAcaggtaatttttccaacaattgttaacagacagattgtttcacttttaattgactatatcacaatttcagtgggtcagaagtttacatacactaactttgcctttaagcagcttgaaaaattccagaaaatgatgtcaagtcaTTAGGCAATTAGCAAATTagtttctgataggctaattggagtcatttggaggtgtacctgtggatgtattttaaggcctactttcaaactcagtgcctctttgcttgagcAATTTCCAAAGGCCTGAATTTACCACGTTCAGCTgtgcaaacaatagtacacaagtataaacaccatgggaacacATAGCCATCATTCTGCTCAGGAagaagatgcattctgtcttctagagatgagTGTAGTTTGATGCAAATGtccaaatcaatcctagaacaacagcaaagcaccttgtgaagatgctagaggaatcaggtagacaagtatctatatccacagtaaaacgagtcctatatcgacataacctgaaaggctgctcagcaaggaagtcattactccaaaaccgccattaaaaaaatgccagactacagtttgcaagtgcacatagggaaagagatcttactttttggtgaaaagttttcctctggtctgatgaaacaaaaatctaactgtttggccataatgaccgtcgttatatttggaggaaaaaaggtgaggcttgcaagcctaagaacaccatcccaactgtgatgcgtggaggtggcagcatcatgttgtggggctgctttgctgctggagggactggtgcacttcacaaatcatgtggaaggaaaattatatattgaagcaacatcagccaggaagttaaagcttgtcgaaaattggtcttccaaatggacaatgcccccaagcatgcctccaaagttgtggcaaaatggtataagggcaacaaagtcaaggtattggagtggtgaTCACAAAGCACTGAACTCAATCTGATAaaatatttgtgggcagaactgaaaaagtgtgagcgagcaagaaggcctacaaacctgactcacaccagtcctgtctggagaaatgggccaaagtTCCAGCAacttaagtttaaatgtatttggctaaggtgtatgtaaatttctgacttcaactgtactgtATAAGAATGCCACTTGGGTTCTAGAAATAGACTTTTGTGTTATGTTTGGGGTATTCATTAAAACTAAATGGAAagttactaatgttaatgattgTTTATTTCAGTGCAGTGCTGACCTCTCACTTGTTTGGAGAAATGATGAACCTCCTGGGAAAACTTGGCTGTATGCTCAGCATACTGGGAAGTACTATTATGGTTATACATGCACCTGAAGAGGAAGAGGTGACAACTCTTAGAGACATGACATACAAATTTCTGGACCCTGGTTAGTATTATAAACATTTTAGTTACTgtatctaatattgagactgttttGTGATCGATATTTAGGCTAATTCTGAACTGAAAACAAGTTTGAatggacttaaagggatagtctgtGCCTAATCAGTAGTTGTATGCAGAAGTAGTATAAATATGATACATTTAAGTACTCATAATCGTTATTGCATATTTAAACGGTTCCTAACCATATGCAGTGAGTTCGGCAGCTATCTTATTCAACGCTTCCATCCTCCAGCACTTTACACTTTGAACTGCACACATTGGTCACTGCCTTGGTGGCATGTTCCCGCCCTACCCAAAGCCAGTGATAATTTCAAGCAAGCAGGAGGTGTATTTTCAGTGTTTCAAAGCATTAACTCTGCTGGGAGACCAGacagtcaagtgattaacacctccAGCTGAGAGGTGCTAATGTGTGCTCTGTCTCCCTCTGTCTGGCCAGTAATTATGTTAATGAAcctaacacctgaaaatcattggaaaaatcagctTGTGTTGAGCCAGCTTTAGccagaatgttcagtctcagtcaccatttaatttcattgtatggaaaaaatatgaaGTGAATGTGAACGATGACTTCACTGTCTTGGATAAATAATCACTTGAAATGCAGACGCATTTACATGTTTTCTGCTTCTCCTGAAGGTTTTCTGGTGTTTGCCAGCATCCTGCTTGTAGCTTGCATGATCCTCATCTTCCACTTCTCTCCTCGCTTTGGTCAAACCAACATCTTAATTTACATCATTATCTGCTCTTTGCTTGGAGCATTTACCGTGTCCTCAGTCAAGGGCCTTGGCATTGCAATCCGCACCGCCTTCTTTGACCATTCTGTGGTCTGTCACCCTCTAACCTGGATCCTTTTGCTAACCTTAATTGGATCCATCATCATCCAGGTCAACTATCTGAACAAGTCACTGGACACCTTCAATACGCTCCTGGTCTACCCCATCTACTACGTCTTCTTCACTACCGTGGTCCTGAGCACCTCCATAATTCTGTTTAAAGAGTGGAGAGCCATGTCAGGTGTGGATGTGGTGGGCACTGTTGGGGGCTTCTTGGTGATAGTGATAGGGGTGAGCATGCTGCACCTCTTCAAAGACTTGGATGTCAGCTTTGAAGATCTGAGAAGCAACCTCTGTCAGCCACTTGGTCAGGAGAGCCCATCAAAGAGGGAGGACAAGCACATCCTCATTGAGAACATAGAGAGCCTGCCGTCCACGAGAGAAGAAGGCCCCAGAGTTTTTATCATCAGCTGAGCAGTGCAGCTGTTCATTGGCATTTTGTAAAATATGGTCTGAAATTGCAAGCCTCAATTATGAATCTCCATTTTTTTACTATCCTAATTTGTCATTTCGTCTGCTAAAGGCTGTTGAATTATAAGGCAGCAATTTGTATTGACTGCTGCTGATTACCTGTCCTAATGGGGCAGAAATGTTCCTAGAAAATTTAGTTTTTCCTTTGCACAAGTTTGATGCATTTTAATTAGCGGTGTTATGAAATACACTTAACCATAAAATCTTGACATGCTAACTTTTGTAAATActtagttttatatttaaaacagagtttataagtttgaaacagcatttacagtatgtgattaagcaaaaatgtaaatcttctgcagaaaacaatgctttgaaCAGAGGTGGATTTACCACCTCTTCTCTTCAGCCCTTGAATAAATTCACTAACAATTGTTAATTAAAGTGTTTTAGTCAAGTGCATTTATTCTGGTTATGTTATAATTATGAATGTTACAGGTAATTTGTGTATTTGCCCTCTGAGGTGTGACTGAGTGTCAGGTAGAACAATGTCAGGAATGCAGTTAACAGAGCTTTCTCATTTAGCACGGCTCCCGGTGAACAAATATACATCTGGATAAGGCCTGAGTCCCAGTGAGTGTGTCTTGACCTTGAGAGAAAAATGTTGTGTTCTGTCTAATTATGTCATTGCAGGGATTGTTTGTAGTTTTGAGAATCATGTGACTAAGTCAGAGGAACAGGATGCCAGTTTATATAAAGAGAAGATTCTGACCCATTTCTGCTTACCAACTTGacttagtgttttaaaaatataatcttttgttTGATTGCATTCATGTAGTTAAAAAGAATGTCATGTTTGTAAGATTTCTAGAATTGTCTGTACTGTTCACCTATCAGATCTCCATACTCATAAGAGATGATGTCAATTAATGTGCATATGCCTATAATTTTGTTTCTGTAATTTAAGATAGTTGCAGGTTAGATCCTCAActcattttctgtttctgtctttTTCCTTTGGAAATGTGGAGACCTTTGTCTTCAGTAAACTCTCTCTATTGATTGAAACCTCAACTTTGACTCCTGGTCTTCATTGTTCATACTGGTCTCTTTACTGGGTATAACTATATTTCCTTATAAAACCaccatctttttttctttctttttgttttgttgttgatcTTGTCCTTttgttcactgtaaaaaaaaaaataaaaaatcctgttaaatttacagtaaaaaaaactggcagctgtggttaccAGAAATTCACAGTAAAAAATAAGGTAACCACGTgtcaggctttacgggatgtaattttaacacctgtatattttacggtgcattgctgttgtttatattattaaaatgataaagttgatacattaaccttctgaaactgtaagaatctgcttttcactttaaaatgtatttgttaatcaccgtagttaTTACAAAGGGGCACATGATgccatgaagttcatcaatagagtCACTATCTGGAGCAAtgtccaataaacatgtagagacagagtgcacagtgtcactcacacaaacactaaacaccatcagggtaacacatgtaaaattaaaattatgtaataaacattaatgcaattacatcaaatataacacagaacaccccaatgtacataacttaTTAAAAACAAGATCATAACCATTCCCATTAAAATTTATTAAATGAACAGTGTCAGTGTAATTTTACCAATAATGTATACTTGTATaatacatgtactctcttgttaaacataatatacatttatactgttaattatacagaaaatcatactttctacattaaaaaaatatatatttttacaaaatcttAAAGTAAAATGACATgtactgtctttttaaatatatttaaaaaatgtaccgtATATTTAAAGGTAACTACCCGTTaaccaattaatgttttttttactagagcatttttagtttttttcattaaaattatgacatttttgtttttgtttatcatCGTGTTTTGAATCCAGAGAAATATCTTAAAATAGATTAGAGAAGCAGAAACATTTACATCACTGCTCCACAGGTTTGATGGATCacagtgtttgttttattaaaatattttgcttcAGCAGCAATCTCCACAAGTACTGTCTATGATTTTTAGTGCATTAACATGCCtttcaagatgtttttttttaaaagtaaataaataaatgaatattttattatacattacatttattttatactttgcaATACAATACATTTAGTCCTAAGTTAATAGTTCAAGTTGCATTTCATGAATTTATGTAAAACATCTAAcatttttcaaacacattttggtTGATTATTTTGACACTGACCTTTATTCAAATATAATACTTATTgacaaaaccaaaaataaaatacactgcAATCATAAAATGTAAGAGTTTACTCAGAGTTATTGAATGTTCAGGAATTTAAAGTGAATACATCATACTATTCTCAGTTTATCAATTTACCCATTTTACAatctgtactgtatgtgtaaccAAGGGTATCCAACTAGTGCTGAAAGTAAACAATATGGGATTTGTATGACATTCACTGCACTTTCCAATTGTTATGGTTGTGATGAGGAAACAAGTCTATTTATTTCTTAAGAACAACTTGATCAGAGCAAAATAAATATTGCTGTTTGTTGTAACACCAGTAGATGGCAAACTCTACACATTCGATATATTGgtctaatatatataaatatctgcCTCTTTTAGTGAACCTAAGTGCTCATGGTGCTCAGTATTGCTATGATACAGTTAAAACTgtgttataaaacaaaataatacaaactgcTTTGGAATCAATTTGATGTGAATTGACAAATTGCTGAGTCAAATTGAAAGTCAAATTCCTTGTACTCGCAACTTAACCAATAAACGTGAATTCTGTTATAAGGTATATATGCTTTTGTTCCAGATCAAACAAACATCAATGTGACAGTGTGAATGAAGTCATTTGATCCAACTGCAAAACGCAGGACATTTAGTTTATTTGGAAAAGCAGAATTACTGAATTTAAATCATCTCTATTGTTCTATTGTGCTTACCATCCATccacacacagacaaatacaaCACTGCCACTCAGTTAACACAACAGAGCCAACTGTATCACAGCATACAGGTGACGCATGCGCCGTCTAACCAGCATTCCCACAGACCTATTCTTAATCATCCAATCACAGTTCAACAACCAGGTACTGAGAATGCTTACCACACCTATGATAGGCACCAGCACATGGAAGAAAGATAAAGAGGGTGGGGAATAGATACAAAGAGTTAAATTAAAAAACGCAGAGAAATTGAAGTACTGGAAACTTTCAAGAAATCAAAGTAATTCATTTGGACGGAGTGTAAAACAGTGCACAGGACGTTCAGAACAACAAGTAAACAATATAACATAGACTCACTgtctgagagagggagagacatagagagaaacACTGGTGGAGGATGGACACATGGCTAATTGAAGTCCAGAAGTATCCAGCCCTGTATATACTTTGCTGCTCCGCAGCATTCAGAATCCTTCATAGGTTACTACAGACTGTGCCCTGTACGGTGGACACAGACCCCTGGAAGACATGGAAATGGAAGAACCTCTCAGTGTCTCTTGT
This window harbors:
- the LOC127625214 gene encoding magnesium transporter NIPA4-like translates to MICVNGFGNASFSKDHSNVNSTVNKAAPYIDKWSNYNFWTGLMLAILSAFLIGGSVILKKKALLRLAKTGETRAAEGGHGYLKDWLWWGGLLTMGGGEAANFAAYMFAPATVVTPLGALSVLISAVLTSHLFGEMMNLLGKLGCMLSILGSTIMVIHAPEEEEVTTLRDMTYKFLDPGFLVFASILLVACMILIFHFSPRFGQTNILIYIIICSLLGAFTVSSVKGLGIAIRTAFFDHSVVCHPLTWILLLTLIGSIIIQVNYLNKSLDTFNTLLVYPIYYVFFTTVVLSTSIILFKEWRAMSGVDVVGTVGGFLVIVIGVSMLHLFKDLDVSFEDLRSNLCQPLGQESPSKREDKHILIENIESLPSTREEGPRVFIIS